From Solanum stenotomum isolate F172 chromosome 2, ASM1918654v1, whole genome shotgun sequence:
AGATGGGTAATAAGCCGGATCTGATaaagctgtcaacctacaccactgtgtagaagcaagggtgagtaccaaaagcaacaggtactcgcaagtaacactaaactaagctaaactagcagctaNNNNNNNNNNNNNNNNNNNNNNNNNNNNNNNNNNNNNNNNNNNNNNNNNNNNNNNNNNNNNNNNNNNNNNNNNNNNNNNNNNNNNNNNNNNNNNNNNNNNNNNNNNNNNNNNNNNNNNNNNTTCCATGGTTTTTCACTATATTCAATTGCTTGTTTGAATTCCTCATTGTAATAGAAGTCGGAATACCTCGTGACCCCATTTCCGATTTTGTTGATGAGGCTAGCCACGTTTTTGTCGTCTCCCGTCAAGTTCACTATGATTCCTTTTTGGCGAAGCAAATTCACATCTTTTTCTGAGTCGATAAGATGATCTATGAAAGCAGCATAATCAGTGAAATATTTAGGTCGTACATCATATGATTGTTGCTCATAAGCAATGAGATTTCGCAAGATGGTTTCTGTACCATCATCGACTTGAAAACAAGGGATTTTCATAAATCCATTGTTGaaatttatatcaaataaaCTTGTTATACCATTGACCTTTGCAAAGCTAACTCCAGCTTCGGAAAGCTCCGTTGCATTTGGCATAACCTTATACGTTGTTTCATAATTATTTGACTTTTCCTTGGGATTAATCTCAGTACATGAAAATATGTGTAGTAGATGAAGTAAATGTTTGATATTTCCAACATTATTACATTCCGATGCCCAGGTCCTTTTTACCATGCTACCAAAATAGGAGGTACACAAATAATTCACCAGTATTACCAATGATGATTCGTTAACTTCCTTTGTCATGGAATGAAGCTTGTTGACGACAAAGAAAGGAAGTTGGTTTTCTAGTAACATCAAGTCTCGAAATATGTAACTTGCACGATCATCACTGATAATCCTGGCTTCTCCTACTGGACCCCTTTCACAATACGTCTCTCGAATAAACTGAACTACAAAACAACCGTCAAGCAACAACATTGAGAGAAAATCATCATATGTCCCGTGCAGCTGTTTTATATCTTTGTAACACTTTAGTGCTTCCTCCTTTAGTTTATGCAATTCACTGATGCAATCATTCAAACCAAGCCCCTCCTTCCGTTGAAGTAATCGTCGTAAGTACAATAGTTTGTGCTCTTTCATTGGATCAAGTCGAGGATTTTTCCTATGGTAAGGACCAATAGAGATCATCTTTGGTGTATAAGCAGATGAATTTGATTCACGTAGCCCCACATTTACTTTGAATatgatacacaattcaatagaTGAATTGCGTAAATTCTTAAGCAAATTACCAATTATGTTGTTTGTCTCCTTTATCTCGATCAAATGATGTTCTTTCCTCCTTTCTATCTGTAACGAAAAAGAGtaagaaatttaaaatgtttattaGAAGTCCTATGCAATAAGCAAGCGATTACATATTCTTTTAATACTATCGACTTTGTGTTCTAGATTGGATATATCtctagttaaaaaaaaagtgctaCATGTATACCTTCCTTGTTTaacaaattatgcatatttaTTTTCGTTAACatgatgaattaaaaaaagtaatcttaaaattgagttttttattttaaaaatgtcaCGTGACTTTAAAAACGTACCACCCAATATTTTCTTTACTCTCCAGACCCAACTCAAATTAAAAACCCAAAAAGGTATAAAATAATGGTTAGAAAAGAGTCTCAAACATTCTATATTTAATTG
This genomic window contains:
- the LOC125856222 gene encoding UPF0481 protein At3g47200-like; this encodes MAHSIESTSIATEINEIERRKEHHLIEIKETNNIIGNLLKNLRNSSIELCIIFKVNVGLRESNSSAYTPKMISIGPYHRKNPRLDPMKEHKLLYLRRLLQRKEGLGLNDCISELHKLKEEALKCYKDIKQLHGTYDDFLSMLLLDGCFVVQFIRETYCERGPVGEARIISDDRASYIFRDLMLLENQLPFFVVNKLHSMTKEVNESSLVILVNYLCTSYFGSMVKRTWASECNNVGNIKHLLHLLHIFSCTEINPKEKSNNYETTYKVMPNATELSEAGVSFAKVNGITSLFDINFNNGFMKIPCFQVDDGTETILRNLIAYEQQSYDVRPKYFTDYAAFIDHLIDSEKDVNLLRQKGIIVNLTGDDKNVASLINKIGNGVTRLTALSDPAYYPSSD